From Cystobacter fuscus DSM 2262:
CACCGGCTCCCGGTAGGTGAAGGAGAGGTGGGGCCGGTACGAGATGGACTTCTTGCGGTAGAGCTTGTTGCGCCGGTCCACCAGCGAGAAGAGATCCACCGAGGCGCCCACGGTCTCGGCGCTCCCCAGCAGGAGGCAGCCCCCGGGATTGAGGGCGTAGTGGAAGATGGGCAGGACCTTCTTCTGCAGCACCGGGTCCAGGTAGATGAGGACGTTGCGGCAGCTGATGAGATCCATCCGGGAGAAGGGCGGATCCCCCACCACGTTCTGCCGCGCGAAGATGCACAGGTCGCGCAGGGACTTGTGGATGCGATAGCCCCCCTCGCCGCGCACGAAGAAGCGGCGCAGCCGCTCGGGGGAGACGTCGGCGGCGATGGACTCGGGGTAGAAGGCGGCGCGGGCCTGGGCGAGTGCCGGTTCGCTCAAGTCGGTGCCGAAGGCCTGGATGGACGTGGTGGCGACGTCCTCGCCGAGGTACTCCAGCAGGCAGATGAGGAGCGAGTAGACCTCCTCCCCGGTGGAGCAGCCCGGCACCCAGAGGCGGAAGGGGCTGCTGGGGTCGCGGTCGCGGAAGCTCTCGGGGAAGACGTGCTGCTTCACGGCCTCGAAGGACTCCGGGTCCCGGAAGAAGCTCGTCACGTGGATGAGCAGATCCTGTCCCAATGCCTCGCACTCCTCGGGGTATTCCTCCAGATAGCGGGCATAGTCGGCGAGCCGGTCCGTACGCCGCAGGCGCATCCGCTGACCCAGACGCCGGTGGATGGTGCTCGACTTGTAGTGGGTGAAGTCCACCCCCGTCCGGGTGCGCAGCAGGTGGAAGACACGGGACAGATCCTGCCCGGACCCGTCCGAGGAGAAAGAAGGCGGAAGGGGCGGTGTGAAGGGCGCCTGGGGGCCATGGGCGAGCCGGGCCAGCGCCGCCGCGATCCCCTCGGCGGGCAGCACGTGCTCCACGCCGCCCGCGTCGATGGCGGCGCGGGGCATGCCATCGAAGTTCGCCGAGGCTGGCTCCTGGGCGAAGGTGGTGCCCCCGGCGCTCCGGATGGCGCGCAGGCCCCGAGCGCCGTCCGTGCCCGAGCCGGAGAGGATGACGCCGATGGCGCGGCCTGGCGCCGATTGCGCGAGGGAGCCCAGGAACTCGTCGATGAGGCGGGGCGGGCCCTGGGTGGAGCGGGTCTTGCCGAGGTGCAGCGTGTTCCGCTCGAGTGTCAGGCGGACGCCCGGCGGACCGACGTAGACGTGATCCGGCGTGAGCGCCAGCCCCTCCCGGGCCTCGAGCACGGGCATGGACGTGCGCAAGGCCAGCAGGGCGGGCAGGACGCTCGCGTGGTCGGGCGAGAGGTGCTGCACGATGACGAAGGCCATCCCGGTGTCGGAGGGCAGGGCCTCGAGCAGGGCCTGGAGGGCGGGCAGTCCTCCCGCGGAGGCCCCGATGCCCACCACGGGGAAGCGAGCCAAGGGGGCAACCCGTTCCACCTCACCTTCCCGCGAGGCGCTCCGGGGTTTCCTGGTGGATGGTTTCTTGCTCACGGGCTCCCTCGTCGCGCTGCCGGGCGCAGTGCTTCTATCACCCAGTGTGGAGGGCGTCAGAGGCGGGTGCACCCGGCGGCGCCGGAGTTGTCACTCGCCCCGGGACGCCTTGTCCTCGCGCCACCAGTGGCTCATCCGCTCGTGGATCTCCGCCTCGTGGCCTTCCTTGCTCGGCCGGTAGAAGACGGAGCGCTCGAGGGGCTCGGGGAGGTACGTCTGCCCGGGCACGTAGTGGTCCTTGTGGTTCCAAGGCGCCTCGTAGCCCTTCTTGTAGCC
This genomic window contains:
- a CDS encoding chemotaxis protein CheB, with translation MARFPVVGIGASAGGLPALQALLEALPSDTGMAFVIVQHLSPDHASVLPALLALRTSMPVLEAREGLALTPDHVYVGPPGVRLTLERNTLHLGKTRSTQGPPRLIDEFLGSLAQSAPGRAIGVILSGSGTDGARGLRAIRSAGGTTFAQEPASANFDGMPRAAIDAGGVEHVLPAEGIAAALARLAHGPQAPFTPPLPPSFSSDGSGQDLSRVFHLLRTRTGVDFTHYKSSTIHRRLGQRMRLRRTDRLADYARYLEEYPEECEALGQDLLIHVTSFFRDPESFEAVKQHVFPESFRDRDPSSPFRLWVPGCSTGEEVYSLLICLLEYLGEDVATTSIQAFGTDLSEPALAQARAAFYPESIAADVSPERLRRFFVRGEGGYRIHKSLRDLCIFARQNVVGDPPFSRMDLISCRNVLIYLDPVLQKKVLPIFHYALNPGGCLLLGSAETVGASVDLFSLVDRRNKLYRKKSISYRPHLSFTYREPVTERREDTPLPSRRGAAEQDPQREADRLVLASYGPPGVIINDALEILHFRGHTGPYLEPLAGAASLNLLKMAREGLALELRAAIRQVQRGTSRVRKEQVRVSGREGERRINLEVNLLQASSDNREHYYLVLFEEAPVPPASTAPRGARVQEVRGQRAATRQELESLREELRTTRQHLQTLLQEQESTSEQLRAAHEEAQSSNEELQSTNEELETAKEELQSTNEELTTLNEELQNRNLELSQLNSDLNNLLGSTQIATIMLGDDLRIRRFTPMAQEVLGLSAGDMGRSLLDLPVPLELTDLERAVSQVTRQLTPFEREVRARDGHWYSLRLRPYKTLDNKLDGVVMTLLDVDRLKHSLEDAHQAREYAEALVETMREPFLVLDGHLRVLTANPAFYEAFQVTEARTLGQLVYQLGNGQWDIPQLRLLLEEVLPRNARLRDFVVEHDFDQIGHRRMLLNARRSSGRELGTQRILLSISDVTEQT